In Magnetococcales bacterium, the DNA window GCGCGGTATGGCAATCGGCGCATACCGCCGCCTTGACATTGCCAAAACGCAAGACCTCCGCACCATGCACCGAATTTTCGTACAGACGCAGTTGCTCCTGATGGCAACGACCGCAGACCACCGGAGTGGACAGGCGAAACGCTTCGCGTCCCTCCGTTCCCTTGGCGGCAATCGTGTGGCCGTCATGACAATCGGGACAACCGGCATTGAGTTTTCCCGAACCATCCTTGCGCGGTTGGCCATGGACCGATTCCATGTAGAAGGCGATGTTTTGCACCACCTTGTCCAGGACCGCATCATCATGTCCATGCAACCGCCCCCATCCCTTGCGGTGCAGGTCACTGTGACAGCGGATGCAATCGACGCCTTCCCCCTCCTTCAACACATGGGGAATCAGGGTAATGTCGCGGTGGCACTCGACGCACAACCGCTTGCCGTGAACGCTCTGTTGCAATTGTTCCCGATCGACGTACAGGGAACGTTGTTTGGAGCGAATCCCCGCCCCCAGGGGAACACTGAACCCCTTCTCCCCATGGCACCCATAACAACGAACATCCGAGGTATTGCCATCGACCGGGATGGGAGTTGTCTCCTCCATGCCAGCGAGACCACGCCACTGGAGCGGTTCCGCTCCCGGAATCCCCTGGGGTGGTGAAATGGCATCACCACCGATGTTCCCAGCAGGGTCATCCGTCCGCGGTATTCCGGCTTGTTCCTGGGCCTGGACGGTTGCGACGAAAGACAGGATCAGCCCGACGATCAAGACCAGCGCCTCGAACCGCATCCTTCCGCCCCGTCCCCGCGATGCCATCCGCCCGCATCCCATGTTCCGGTCCGTCATGGTCCGGGGTTGGCCCTGGCCGGTTGATCCACCCCCTTGGCCCCCCGCAACCAGGCGTGTTCGGGACGGGCGAGGATGGCTTCAAGAACCAGGGCCACCTCATCAGCCGCCTCCTTTTTCCCGGAAGAGCGGGCCTGGAGAATCAAATTCTGCGCCTGGTTGATCAACTGGGTATAGAACAACCGGGAAATATCGTGAAATCCCTGCCATTGAACATAATCGGGGGCCTGCATCGAGGCTCCCTGACGCACCCGGCGCCCCGCCTGATGCCAGATTTCAAACCAGGTCCATTCGATGGCCTCGTCAAAATCGACCGCGGTCCGAAGTCCTGTTTTGGCCAAACTGTTCATCAGATCCTGGGCCGGTTGGGCAAACTTGGCATTGTAGAGTGACACGACATTGTCATACTGTTCATAGAAATTTTCGACGATGGATTCGGTATGGCAGGAAAAGCACACTTCCTGCATCCGTTTCCGGTTTTCCTTCCAGGAGGTCCCTGTTTTTTCCGGATTATTTTCCAGTCCGTCGCCAACCTTGCGCGACACGGGCGATTTAAGGTCCCAACTGATGCGATGACTGACATCATGGGTCAGAGGGGATTCGACAGTAGCCGACATGTGACATGTGGCGCAGGTCGGTCCGGTATCATAGTCCTCTCCCGGCACCCATTTGGGAGACTCCAGTTTCAACCGTTCCAGGTTGGCGTAGAAGTTGATGCCATGCTTGGACTCATCATAGATTTCCTTCTGGGGATGGGCCGGTCCGCGATGGCACTTGCCGCAGGCCTCGGGACGACGGGCCTGGATCTGGGAAAATTCATGGCGTTGATGGCAGGCGGTACAGGCGCCACGCGAACCGTCGGGATTGATGCGACCAATACCGCTGTTGGGCCAGGTCGTCGCCTCCAGTTTTCCACCCGACTTGACCCGAACCTCCGAACCGTGACACTGGGTACACCCGTGGCGTCCGGCGGCAGCGTGGAGTTCATCGGGCATCCCCTGGACCGCGGAGGCAAGAAAATAAGCGGGACTTTCCTTGATGTCCCCGGCGCGGGAATGAACGCTCTGGGTGAACTCCTTGGCCTCCCGTTCATGGCAACGCCCGCAATCCTTGGGACTGACGATCACGGAAATCAAAAATTTCTTGTGCATGAAGGCATCCGGGTCCCCCTGCTCTGCCCGGTGGCATTCATAGCAGCCGACGTTGGCGCCATAATGCTTGGAACTGCCCCATTGTTGATAGAGACCCCGGTTGTCCTCGATGTGGCAGGAGACGCAGGTGGCGCTCTCCTTGCTCAGGGAATCGAAGGTTTTTCGTGGCGCCTTTTCGGGTTCGGCTGGGGCGACCGGCGGAAAAGTTTCCACCCTGGCGGTCGAATCGACCGCTTCCGACGTGTCACCGGCCCACGAAACGCCAAAAAACATCAGCACAACCATTGCCGTCAACAGCAATGGAACCATCCTCGCCCCCTTCATTCCCATCATGACCGGTCACCCGTCTGCTGTTTTCAAGAAAGAACATCATCGGATTGTACTTGAGGACTGTCGCCGCCCCGATTTCCCCTCCTGCCGCCTTCATGTTGCTTCATCGGCAAGGGCAAGTCAATCATGATGATGCACGAATGGACCATGATCGAACAATGGTGGATCCTCATGGCGAAAAAGGATACACTTGAATTGCCGGACAACAAAGGGCACAAAAATTCAGCATGTTCAAATCAATCTGGACACCCGAGGAACACGCCATGAACGGACCCGTGATGTTCGACACGTTGGCCTATACCAAAAAACTGAAATCGGTCGGTTTTTCCGAAGCCCAGGCCGAAGTTCAGGCCGAGACCATCATCGCGTTGTTGGAAGAACGGTTGGCCACCAAGGTGGACATCGAAATGGTCAAGCGCGACATCGAAAACTCAAGAGCCGAACTCAAACGCGACATCGAAAACACAAGAGCCGAACTCAAACGCGACATCGAAATGGTCAAACGCGACATCGAAAACACAAGAGCCGAACTCAAACGCGACATCGAAAACACAAACGTTGAACTCAAGCGGGATTTGAAAGAACTCGAACTGCGCATGATCATCAAGATGGGAGCGATGATTCTGGCTGCGGTCGGCCTGTTGGTGACCGCTCAGCGACTCTGGCCCATTCAGATTCAGTACATTCCCCCCGGAATCCATCAAGAAACCCAGGCAACGCCCCTCCAAACGCCGATGCTGCCCGCCGTTCCCGCGCAACATGGCGGATCATCGCTTCCTGGACAACCGAGGAACACGCAATGAACGGATCCGTGATGTTCGACACGTTGGCCTTCGCCAAAAAGTTGAAGTCGGTCGGTTTTTCCGATGCCCAAGCCGAAGTTCAGGCCGAGACCATCGTCACGTTGTTGGAAGAACGGCTGGCCACCAAGGTGGACACCGAGATGGTCAAACGCGACATCGAGAACTCAAGAGCCGAACTCAAGCGTGATATCGAAAATATAAGAGCCGAACTCAAGCGTGATATCGAAAATATAAGAACCGAACTCAAGCATGATATCGAGAATATAAGAGCCGAACTCAAGCACGACATCGAAATCGTCAAGCGCGACATCGAAATCGTCAAACGCGACATCGAAAACACGAAGGTTGAACTCAAGCGGGATTTGAAGGAACTTGAACTGCGCATGATCATCAAGATGGGAGCGATGATTCTGGCTGCGGTCGGCCTGTTGGTGACCGCTCAGCGACTCTGGCCCATTCAGGTTCAGTACATTCCCCCCGGAATCCATCAAGAAACCCAGGCAACGCCCCTCCAAACGCCGATGCTGCCCGCCGTTCCCGCGCAACATGGCGGATCATCGCTTCCTGGACAACCGAGGAACACGCAATGAACGGATCCGTGATGTTCGACACGTTGGCCTTCGCCAAAAAGTTGAAGTCGGTCGGTTTTTCCGATGCCCAAGCCGAAGTTCAGGCCGAGACCATCGTCACGTTGTTGGAAGAACGGCTGGCCACCAAGGTGGACACCGAGATGGTCAAACGCGACATCGAGAACTCAAGAGCCGAACTCAAGCGTGATATCGAAAATATAAGAGCCGAACTCAAGCGTGATATCGAAAATATAAGAACCGAACTCAAGCATGATATCGAGAATATAAGAGCCGAACTCAAGCACGACATCGAAATCGTCAAGCGCGACATCGAAATCGTCAAACGCGACATCGAAAACACGAAGGTTGAACTCAAGCGGGATTTGAAGGAACTTGAACTGCGCATGATCATCAAGATGGGAGCGATGATTCTGGCTGCGGTCGGCCTGTTGGTGACCGCTCAGCGACTCTGG includes these proteins:
- a CDS encoding hydroxylamine oxidoreductase yields the protein MMGMKGARMVPLLLTAMVVLMFFGVSWAGDTSEAVDSTARVETFPPVAPAEPEKAPRKTFDSLSKESATCVSCHIEDNRGLYQQWGSSKHYGANVGCYECHRAEQGDPDAFMHKKFLISVIVSPKDCGRCHEREAKEFTQSVHSRAGDIKESPAYFLASAVQGMPDELHAAAGRHGCTQCHGSEVRVKSGGKLEATTWPNSGIGRINPDGSRGACTACHQRHEFSQIQARRPEACGKCHRGPAHPQKEIYDESKHGINFYANLERLKLESPKWVPGEDYDTGPTCATCHMSATVESPLTHDVSHRISWDLKSPVSRKVGDGLENNPEKTGTSWKENRKRMQEVCFSCHTESIVENFYEQYDNVVSLYNAKFAQPAQDLMNSLAKTGLRTAVDFDEAIEWTWFEIWHQAGRRVRQGASMQAPDYVQWQGFHDISRLFYTQLINQAQNLILQARSSGKKEAADEVALVLEAILARPEHAWLRGAKGVDQPARANPGP
- a CDS encoding DUF1640 domain-containing protein, whose translation is MNGSVMFDTLAFAKKLKSVGFSDAQAEVQAETIVTLLEERLATKVDTEMVKRDIENSRAELKRDIENIRAELKRDIENIRTELKHDIENIRAELKHDIEIVKRDIEIVKRDIENTKVELKRDLKELELRMIIKMGAMILAAVGLLVTAQRLWPIQVQYIPPGIHQETQATPLQTPVLPAVPAQH
- a CDS encoding DUF1640 domain-containing protein, translating into MFKSIWTPEEHAMNGPVMFDTLAYTKKLKSVGFSEAQAEVQAETIIALLEERLATKVDIEMVKRDIENSRAELKRDIENTRAELKRDIEMVKRDIENTRAELKRDIENTNVELKRDLKELELRMIIKMGAMILAAVGLLVTAQRLWPIQIQYIPPGIHQETQATPLQTPMLPAVPAQHGGSSLPGQPRNTQ
- a CDS encoding DUF1640 domain-containing protein, whose product is MNGSVMFDTLAFAKKLKSVGFSDAQAEVQAETIVTLLEERLATKVDTEMVKRDIENSRAELKRDIENIRAELKRDIENIRTELKHDIENIRAELKHDIEIVKRDIEIVKRDIENTKVELKRDLKELELRMIIKMGAMILAAVGLLVTAQRLWPIQVQYIPPGIHQETQATPLQTPMLPAVPAQHGGSSLPGQPRNTQ